The Mycolicibacterium fluoranthenivorans genome has a window encoding:
- the hemW gene encoding radical SAM family heme chaperone HemW: MSAPSGSFGIYIHVPFCASRCGYCDFNTYTPAELGGSNPQGWLAAVRIELELAAQQVGPRPVDTVFVGGGTPTMLGADGLAAVLDAVRERFTLAPGAEVTTEANPESSSPALFARLRAAGYTRISLGMQSAAPHVLAVLDRVHSAGRAPAAAVEARAEGFEHVNLDLIYGTPGETDDDLRRSVEVALSAGVDHVSAYALVVEEGTALARRVRRGELPAPDNDVLAERYELLDTQLSAAGLQWYEVSNWSAPGGECRHNLGYWDGGEWWGAGPGAHGFVGSTRWWNIKHPNAYAQALTERRLPVADSEDLDDAARHTEDVMLRLRLRSGLPVAVLSPDERHRAEVAIDDGLVVRAADRLVLTDPGRLLADAVVRTLLD, from the coding sequence ATGAGCGCGCCGTCGGGATCTTTCGGGATCTACATCCATGTGCCGTTCTGCGCGAGCCGCTGCGGATACTGCGATTTCAACACCTACACACCCGCCGAGCTGGGCGGGTCCAACCCGCAGGGCTGGCTGGCGGCGGTGCGCATCGAGCTCGAACTGGCGGCGCAGCAGGTCGGACCGCGCCCGGTGGACACCGTCTTCGTGGGCGGCGGCACCCCCACCATGCTCGGCGCCGACGGTCTGGCCGCGGTGCTCGACGCCGTCCGGGAGCGTTTCACCCTGGCGCCCGGCGCCGAGGTGACCACCGAGGCCAACCCGGAATCCAGTTCGCCGGCGCTGTTCGCCCGGCTGCGGGCCGCCGGCTACACCCGGATCTCGCTGGGCATGCAGTCGGCCGCCCCGCACGTGCTGGCGGTGCTGGACCGGGTGCACTCGGCCGGCCGCGCGCCCGCCGCGGCCGTGGAGGCGCGGGCCGAGGGGTTCGAGCATGTGAATCTCGATCTGATCTACGGCACGCCGGGGGAGACCGACGACGACCTGCGCCGCTCGGTGGAGGTGGCGCTGTCCGCCGGGGTCGACCATGTCTCGGCCTATGCGCTGGTCGTGGAGGAGGGCACCGCGCTGGCCCGGCGGGTGCGTCGCGGCGAGTTGCCCGCCCCGGACAACGACGTCCTGGCCGAGCGCTACGAGCTGCTCGACACGCAGCTGTCGGCCGCCGGGCTGCAGTGGTACGAGGTGTCCAACTGGAGTGCGCCGGGCGGGGAGTGTCGGCACAATCTGGGCTACTGGGATGGCGGCGAGTGGTGGGGTGCAGGCCCGGGTGCGCACGGTTTCGTCGGCTCGACGCGGTGGTGGAATATCAAGCACCCCAACGCTTATGCGCAGGCGCTGACCGAACGCCGGCTGCCCGTCGCCGATTCGGAGGATCTCGATGACGCGGCGCGGCACACCGAGGACGTGATGCTGCGGCTGCGGTTGCGCAGCGGTCTGCCGGTCGCGGTGCTGTCCCCGGACGAGCGCCACCGGGCCGAGGTGGCCATCGATGACGGATTGGTGGTCCGGGCCGCCGACCGGTTGGTACTCACCGACCCGGGCCGGCTGTTGGCCGATGCCGTGGTGCGCACGCTGCTGGACTGA
- a CDS encoding sirohydrochlorin chelatase yields the protein MSILVLTAHGSADPRSAATTHAVADTIRRIRPGIDVRPAFCEQNSPSLTDVLRTAGDGAVVTPLLLADAYHARQDIPAMIAESGVAARQADVLGEDDQLVAVLRRRIAEAGVSRLDGVGVMVTAVGSSRAEANSRTETVAEQLVAHTRWTAATAFAAGPHPNLAEIADRLRARGATRLVIAPWFLAHGRITDRVAAFAAARGIPMASPLGPHRLVADTVLDRFDAVCSTRAAA from the coding sequence GTGAGCATCCTCGTCCTGACCGCCCACGGTAGCGCCGACCCGCGCTCCGCGGCGACGACGCACGCGGTGGCCGACACCATCCGTCGGATCCGGCCCGGTATCGATGTCAGACCTGCATTCTGCGAGCAGAATTCACCCAGTCTGACCGACGTGCTGCGCACGGCCGGCGACGGCGCGGTGGTCACCCCGCTGCTCCTCGCGGACGCCTACCATGCGCGCCAGGACATCCCCGCGATGATCGCCGAGTCCGGTGTCGCCGCCCGCCAGGCCGATGTCCTCGGCGAGGACGACCAGCTGGTCGCGGTGCTCCGGCGGCGGATCGCCGAAGCCGGCGTGTCCCGGCTCGACGGCGTCGGGGTCATGGTCACGGCAGTGGGTTCCTCACGCGCCGAAGCGAATTCGCGCACCGAGACCGTTGCCGAACAGCTGGTGGCCCACACCCGGTGGACGGCGGCCACCGCGTTCGCGGCCGGACCGCACCCGAACCTGGCCGAGATCGCCGACCGGCTGCGGGCTCGCGGTGCCACCCGGCTCGTCATCGCACCGTGGTTCTTGGCCCACGGCCGGATCACCGATCGGGTGGCGGCATTCGCCGCCGCACGGGGCATCCCGATGGCGTCGCCGCTCGGGCCGCACCGACTGGTCGCCGACACGGTGCTGGACCGCTTCGACGCCGTCTGCAGCACCCGCGCCGCGGCCTGA
- a CDS encoding phosphoadenylyl-sulfate reductase, whose amino-acid sequence MRTEHDLIELAERGAAELDGASAEDLLRWTDEHFAGQYVVASNMQDAVLVEMAAKVRPGVDVLFLDTGYHFAETIGTRDAVEAVYDVHVVNVGPEQSVAEQDRLLGKDLFARDAAECCRLRKVQPLSKALQGYAAWVTGIRRVEAPTRANAPLISFDKAFGLVKINPLAAWSDDEMQAYIEAHDILVNPLVYEGYPSIGCAPCTSKPVEGADPRSGRWAGQAKTECGLHAS is encoded by the coding sequence GTGCGAACCGAACACGACCTGATCGAGCTGGCCGAACGCGGCGCGGCGGAATTGGACGGTGCCAGCGCCGAGGACCTGCTGCGCTGGACCGACGAGCATTTCGCGGGCCAGTACGTGGTGGCCTCCAATATGCAGGATGCCGTGCTGGTCGAGATGGCGGCCAAGGTGCGCCCCGGTGTGGACGTGCTGTTCCTGGACACCGGCTACCACTTCGCCGAGACCATCGGCACCCGCGACGCGGTGGAGGCGGTCTACGACGTCCATGTGGTGAACGTCGGACCCGAACAGAGCGTCGCCGAACAGGACCGGTTGCTCGGCAAGGATCTGTTCGCCCGCGACGCCGCGGAGTGCTGCCGGCTGCGCAAGGTGCAGCCGCTGAGCAAAGCTCTGCAGGGTTACGCCGCCTGGGTCACGGGTATCCGCCGGGTGGAGGCCCCCACCCGGGCCAACGCACCGCTGATCAGCTTCGACAAGGCGTTCGGCCTGGTGAAGATCAATCCCCTCGCCGCGTGGAGCGACGACGAGATGCAGGCCTATATCGAAGCCCACGACATCTTGGTCAATCCCCTTGTCTACGAAGGGTATCCGTCGATCGGGTGCGCGCCGTGCACCAGCAAGCCCGTCGAGGGCGCCGACCCGCGCAGCGGTCGCTGGGCCGGGCAGGCCAAGACCGAATGCGGTCTGCACGCATCCTGA
- the cysW gene encoding sulfate ABC transporter permease subunit CysW, with the protein MTLSPVVRYLVRFLALAYVTVLVIVPVGLILWRTFEPGIGTFIASITTPAAISALQLSLLVVAIVVPLNVLFGVPTALVLARNRFRGKSALQAVIDLPFAVSPVVVGVALILLWGSAGLLGFVENNLGFKIIFGLPGIVLASIFVTVPFVIREVEPVLHELGTDQEEAASTLGSRWWQTFWRITLPSIRWGLTYGIVLTIARTLGEFGAVIMVSSNLPGTSQTLTLLVADRYSRGQEYGAYAVSTLLMTVAVIVLVVQVILDARRARAAK; encoded by the coding sequence ATGACGCTCTCGCCGGTGGTGCGGTACCTCGTCCGATTCTTGGCGCTGGCCTACGTCACCGTCCTGGTGATCGTCCCGGTCGGGCTGATCCTGTGGCGCACCTTCGAGCCGGGGATCGGCACGTTCATCGCCTCGATCACGACCCCGGCCGCGATCTCCGCCCTGCAACTGTCGCTGTTGGTGGTGGCGATCGTGGTACCGCTCAACGTGCTGTTCGGGGTTCCCACCGCTCTCGTGTTGGCCCGCAACAGATTCCGGGGCAAGAGCGCGCTGCAGGCGGTGATCGATCTGCCTTTCGCGGTGTCACCGGTCGTGGTCGGCGTGGCCCTGATCCTGCTGTGGGGCAGTGCCGGTCTGCTCGGTTTCGTCGAGAACAACCTCGGCTTCAAGATCATCTTCGGTCTGCCCGGGATCGTGCTCGCCAGCATCTTCGTCACCGTTCCGTTCGTCATCCGTGAGGTCGAACCGGTGCTGCACGAACTGGGTACCGACCAGGAAGAGGCGGCCTCCACCCTGGGCTCGCGGTGGTGGCAGACGTTCTGGCGGATCACGCTGCCGTCCATCCGGTGGGGTCTGACCTACGGCATCGTGCTCACCATTGCGCGCACCCTCGGCGAGTTCGGCGCCGTCATCATGGTGTCGTCCAATCTGCCGGGGACCTCGCAGACCCTGACCCTGCTGGTGGCCGATCGGTACAGCCGCGGCCAGGAGTACGGCGCCTACGCGGTCTCGACACTGTTGATGACGGTCGCCGTCATCGTGCTCGTCGTTCAGGTGATTCTCGACGCCCGGCGTGCCCGGGCGGCAAAATAG
- a CDS encoding nitrite/sulfite reductase, whose amino-acid sequence MTTAPGTSVGSPTKVKRPRGEGQWALGYREPLNANEQAKKDDNPLNVRARIENIYAPGGFESIDKGDLRGRFRWWGLYTQRKPGYDGTWTGDENTDMLEDSYFMLRVRSDGGALTAAALRALGGISTEFARDTADISDRENIQYHWIEVENMPEIWRRLDAVGLQTTEACGDCPRVVLGSPLAGESLDEVIDGTPAIHEIVKRYIGKPEYSNLPRKFKTAISGLQDVVHEVNDVAFIGVNHPEHGPGFDLWVGGGLSTNPMLAQRLGAWVPLDEVPDVWEGVVSVFRDYGYRRLRAKARLKFLVKDWGVEKFREVLEQEYLKRPLLDGPAPEPVTRPIDHVGVQRLKNGLNAVGVAPVAGRVSGTILTKVADLAESVGSDRIRFTPYQKLIILDVPDNKLDELRAGLDALGLPSTPSHWRRNLMACTGIEFCKLSFAETRVRAQSLVPDLEQRLEDINAELDVPITVNINGCPNSCARIQIADIGFKGQMVDDGNGPEEGFQVHLGGSLGLDSGFGRKLRQHKVLSSELGEYIERVARNFVKQREPGERFAQWAVRADEADLR is encoded by the coding sequence ATGACGACTGCACCCGGTACATCTGTCGGCTCGCCGACGAAGGTGAAGCGACCGCGCGGCGAGGGCCAGTGGGCGCTCGGTTACCGCGAACCGCTGAACGCCAACGAACAAGCCAAGAAGGACGACAACCCGCTCAACGTGCGGGCACGGATCGAGAACATCTACGCCCCCGGCGGCTTCGAGAGCATCGACAAGGGTGACCTGCGCGGCCGTTTCCGCTGGTGGGGCCTCTACACCCAGCGCAAGCCCGGGTACGACGGAACCTGGACCGGCGACGAGAACACCGACATGCTCGAGGACTCGTACTTCATGCTGCGGGTCCGCAGCGACGGCGGCGCGCTGACCGCGGCCGCACTGCGCGCCCTCGGTGGCATCTCCACCGAATTCGCCAGGGACACCGCCGACATCTCCGACCGCGAGAACATCCAGTACCACTGGATCGAGGTCGAGAACATGCCGGAGATCTGGCGGCGTCTGGATGCGGTCGGCCTGCAGACCACCGAGGCGTGCGGCGACTGCCCGCGCGTGGTGCTCGGTTCGCCGTTGGCCGGCGAGTCCCTCGACGAGGTCATCGACGGCACCCCGGCCATCCACGAGATCGTCAAGCGCTATATCGGCAAGCCGGAGTACTCCAACCTGCCGCGCAAGTTCAAGACCGCGATCTCCGGTCTGCAGGACGTGGTGCACGAGGTCAACGACGTCGCCTTCATCGGCGTCAACCACCCAGAACACGGCCCCGGATTCGACCTGTGGGTCGGCGGTGGGCTGTCGACCAATCCGATGTTGGCCCAGCGTCTCGGGGCGTGGGTGCCGCTGGACGAAGTGCCCGATGTCTGGGAGGGCGTGGTCAGCGTCTTCCGCGACTACGGCTACCGCCGCCTGCGGGCCAAGGCCCGGCTGAAGTTCCTGGTCAAGGACTGGGGGGTCGAGAAATTCAGGGAAGTTCTCGAGCAGGAATACCTCAAGCGACCGCTGCTCGACGGGCCGGCCCCCGAGCCGGTGACCCGCCCCATCGACCACGTCGGGGTCCAGCGCCTCAAGAACGGCCTGAACGCCGTCGGCGTCGCCCCCGTCGCGGGCCGGGTCTCGGGCACCATCCTGACCAAGGTCGCCGACCTGGCCGAGTCGGTCGGTTCGGACCGGATCCGCTTCACGCCGTATCAGAAGCTGATCATCCTCGACGTCCCCGATAACAAGCTCGACGAACTGCGGGCCGGCCTGGACGCCCTCGGGCTGCCCTCGACCCCGTCGCACTGGCGGCGAAACCTGATGGCCTGCACCGGCATCGAGTTCTGCAAGCTGTCCTTCGCCGAGACCCGGGTCCGGGCCCAGAGCCTGGTGCCGGATCTGGAGCAGCGCCTCGAGGACATCAACGCCGAGCTGGACGTCCCGATCACGGTCAACATCAACGGCTGCCCCAACTCGTGCGCCCGCATCCAGATCGCCGATATCGGGTTCAAGGGCCAGATGGTCGACGATGGGAACGGACCCGAGGAGGGCTTCCAGGTGCATCTGGGCGGCAGCCTGGGCCTGGACAGCGGTTTCGGGCGCAAACTGCGCCAGCACAAGGTGCTCTCCTCCGAACTCGGCGAGTACATCGAACGTGTTGCGCGCAACTTCGTGAAACAACGCGAGCCCGGTGAGCGTTTCGCTCAGTGGGCGGTGCGAGCCGACGAAGCTGACTTGAGGTGA
- a CDS encoding ABC transporter ATP-binding protein yields the protein MTTLQPVLDGAGTTPPQPPRVTATYTRLAARQAARADALALKALLAPATGRTRIAQLLTLIASAATVVPFIGIVEIGRTLVAGSTADTSRIWTIVAVVIGALLVRTWASGTALTLTHLADGDLQRSLRRRIVDTLGRLPLGWFNGTSSGEVRKAVQQDVAELHFLVAHAAVENTGALATPIFGLAYCFSLDWRLGLLAIGTAPVYLLVYLWLGRDVRVQMERMNAGLARISATIVEFIAGVAVVKTFGETGRAHQRFADAAEEFNDGFAEWMGPMVRVKAASSIFIEAPTVLLVNLAGGYWLVRSGWVAPIDVLGSTLVAMTIPAAVLAVGYSAGIRTQAQAAAGRLVRLLDQPKLKVSTNPKLPQGNSVEFDGVSFSYDGTSTVLHEVDLTLEPATVTALVGASGSGKSTLATLVPRFHDATAGTVRVGGVDVREIDPAVLYRHVGFVLQDVQLLGVSVADNIRLGRPGATSEEVYQAAEAAHVHDRILALPRGYDSVVGEDAHFSGGEAQRVSIARALLADTPVLVLDEATASADPDSEAQIQAALSRLIAGRTVLVIAHRLGSIVGADNIVVLDAGRVVEQGRHDELLARGGRYAAMWHVYTDGNPEPVPSLRSPEQNVEGAR from the coding sequence ATGACCACACTGCAGCCGGTGCTCGACGGCGCCGGAACGACGCCACCACAGCCGCCCCGGGTGACCGCGACGTACACCCGACTCGCCGCGCGGCAGGCGGCTCGGGCCGACGCGCTGGCGCTCAAGGCGCTGCTCGCGCCGGCGACCGGGCGCACCCGCATCGCCCAACTGCTGACCCTGATCGCGTCGGCCGCCACCGTGGTGCCGTTCATCGGCATCGTCGAGATCGGCCGCACCCTGGTGGCCGGCAGCACGGCGGACACCTCGCGGATCTGGACCATCGTCGCCGTCGTGATCGGCGCCCTGCTCGTCCGGACCTGGGCCAGCGGCACCGCCCTGACACTCACCCATCTCGCCGACGGTGACCTGCAACGCTCCCTGCGCCGGCGCATCGTGGACACCTTGGGCCGGCTGCCGCTGGGCTGGTTCAACGGCACCTCCTCGGGCGAGGTCCGCAAGGCCGTCCAGCAGGACGTCGCGGAACTGCACTTCCTGGTCGCGCATGCGGCGGTGGAGAACACCGGCGCGCTGGCCACCCCGATATTCGGGCTGGCCTACTGCTTCTCGCTGGACTGGCGGCTGGGGCTGCTGGCCATCGGCACCGCACCGGTCTATCTGTTGGTCTACCTGTGGCTGGGTCGCGATGTCCGGGTGCAGATGGAGCGGATGAACGCGGGCCTCGCGCGGATCAGCGCCACCATCGTCGAGTTCATCGCCGGTGTCGCCGTGGTCAAGACGTTCGGTGAGACGGGTCGGGCGCACCAGCGGTTCGCCGACGCGGCCGAGGAATTCAACGACGGATTCGCCGAGTGGATGGGTCCCATGGTCCGGGTCAAGGCGGCGTCGTCGATCTTCATCGAGGCGCCCACGGTGCTGCTGGTGAACCTGGCCGGCGGGTACTGGTTGGTGCGCAGCGGCTGGGTGGCGCCGATCGACGTGCTCGGCTCGACACTGGTGGCGATGACCATTCCCGCCGCGGTGTTGGCCGTCGGCTACTCCGCCGGTATCCGCACACAGGCCCAGGCCGCCGCCGGCCGGCTGGTCCGGCTGCTCGATCAGCCGAAGTTGAAGGTTTCCACCAATCCGAAACTGCCGCAGGGCAACTCGGTTGAGTTCGACGGCGTCAGCTTCAGCTATGACGGAACGAGCACGGTGCTGCACGAGGTGGATCTGACCCTGGAGCCCGCCACCGTGACCGCGCTGGTCGGCGCCTCGGGCAGCGGCAAGTCCACCCTGGCCACCCTGGTGCCGCGGTTCCACGATGCGACCGCGGGCACCGTCCGCGTCGGCGGTGTCGATGTGCGTGAGATCGATCCCGCCGTGCTGTACCGGCACGTCGGCTTCGTGCTGCAGGACGTGCAACTGCTCGGTGTCAGCGTGGCCGACAACATCCGGCTGGGGCGTCCCGGCGCCACCAGCGAGGAGGTCTATCAGGCGGCCGAGGCCGCCCATGTGCACGACCGGATCCTGGCGCTGCCCCGGGGCTACGACTCGGTGGTGGGCGAGGACGCACACTTCTCCGGCGGGGAGGCACAGCGGGTCAGCATCGCCCGTGCCCTGCTGGCCGACACCCCGGTGCTGGTGCTCGACGAGGCGACGGCCTCGGCGGATCCGGACTCCGAGGCGCAGATCCAGGCCGCGCTGTCACGGCTGATCGCCGGCCGCACGGTCCTGGTGATCGCCCACCGGCTGGGCTCGATCGTCGGCGCGGACAACATCGTCGTCCTCGATGCCGGCCGCGTCGTCGAACAGGGCCGGCATGACGAGCTGCTCGCCCGCGGCGGTCGGTACGCCGCGATGTGGCACGTGTACACCGATGGCAACCCTGAACCTGTGCCGTCGCTGCGCTCGCCCGAGCAGAACGTGGAGGGTGCACGATGA
- a CDS encoding sulfate ABC transporter substrate-binding protein, with protein sequence MSERFKSRWSAAAALAVSATLLAACGGGSSDVVGDTGGAKADTTLTLVAYAVPEPGWSKIIPAFAATPEGKGVAVTTSYGASGDQSRGVVDGKPADIVNFSVEPDVTRLVKADKVAKDWNADATKGIPFGSVVSLVVRKGNPKGIKDWDDLLKPGIEVVTPSPLSSGSAKWNLLAPYAAKSNGGKDSAAGLDFIDKLVTEHVKTRPGSGREATDVFLQGTGDVLISYENEAINVERQGKDVEHVNPPQTFKIENPVAVVSSSAHLQQATALKNFLYTADGQKLWAEAGFRPVDPAVVADFAKDFPTPEKLWTIADLGGWKDVDPALFDKDNGSITTIYKQATG encoded by the coding sequence ATGTCCGAGAGATTCAAGTCGCGCTGGAGTGCGGCTGCAGCGCTGGCCGTGTCGGCGACCCTGCTCGCCGCGTGCGGCGGGGGATCCAGCGACGTGGTCGGTGACACCGGGGGCGCGAAGGCCGACACCACGCTGACCCTGGTGGCTTACGCGGTACCGGAGCCCGGCTGGAGCAAGATCATCCCGGCCTTCGCTGCCACCCCCGAGGGCAAGGGCGTCGCCGTGACGACGTCCTACGGTGCCTCCGGTGACCAGTCGCGCGGCGTGGTCGACGGCAAGCCGGCCGATATCGTGAACTTCTCCGTGGAGCCCGACGTCACCCGACTGGTGAAGGCCGACAAGGTGGCCAAGGACTGGAACGCCGACGCCACCAAGGGCATCCCGTTCGGATCGGTGGTGTCGTTGGTCGTCCGCAAGGGCAATCCCAAGGGAATCAAGGATTGGGACGATCTGCTCAAGCCCGGTATCGAGGTCGTCACCCCCAGCCCGCTGAGCTCGGGTTCGGCCAAATGGAACCTGCTGGCCCCGTACGCCGCCAAGAGCAACGGCGGCAAGGACTCGGCCGCGGGCCTGGACTTCATCGACAAGCTGGTCACCGAGCATGTCAAGACCCGCCCGGGCTCCGGTCGCGAAGCCACCGATGTGTTCCTGCAGGGCACCGGTGACGTGCTGATCAGCTACGAGAACGAAGCGATCAACGTCGAGCGGCAGGGTAAGGATGTCGAGCACGTCAACCCGCCGCAGACCTTCAAGATCGAGAACCCGGTCGCCGTGGTGAGCAGCAGCGCCCACCTTCAGCAGGCCACCGCACTGAAGAACTTCCTCTACACCGCCGACGGCCAGAAGCTGTGGGCCGAGGCCGGCTTCCGCCCGGTCGACCCCGCCGTGGTCGCCGACTTCGCCAAGGACTTCCCGACCCCGGAGAAGCTGTGGACGATCGCGGACCTGGGCGGCTGGAAGGACGTCGACCCGGCGCTGTTCGACAAGGACAACGGCAGCATCACCACGATCTACAAGCAGGCCACCGGATGA
- the cysT gene encoding sulfate ABC transporter permease subunit CysT: MTSAVTDGAPGASVPGASREQRPRRFGATSLRVGAASIWLSVIVLLPLAAILWQSAGGGWTAFWQAVTSNAALESFKVTVTISVGVTLVNLVFGLLVAWTLTRDSFPGKRLVDAVIDLPFALPTIVASLVMLALYGPNSPVDLHLQHTKWGVGVALLFVTLPFVVRSVQPVLLELDREVEEAAASLGANSFTILTRIILPALLPSLLSGAGLAFSRAIGEFGSVVLIGGAVPGKTEVSSQWIRTLIENDDRTGAAAISIVLLLVSFVVLFILRAVGSRAAKREELAK; the protein is encoded by the coding sequence ATGACCTCTGCTGTCACTGACGGCGCCCCGGGAGCTTCGGTCCCCGGGGCGTCCCGGGAGCAGAGGCCCCGGCGGTTCGGCGCCACCTCGTTACGGGTGGGGGCCGCCTCGATCTGGTTGTCGGTGATCGTGCTGCTCCCGTTGGCCGCCATCCTCTGGCAATCCGCCGGAGGCGGATGGACGGCGTTCTGGCAGGCCGTGACGTCCAATGCGGCGCTGGAATCGTTCAAGGTGACGGTGACGATCTCGGTCGGCGTCACGCTGGTGAACCTGGTGTTCGGCCTGCTGGTGGCCTGGACACTGACCCGCGACAGCTTCCCCGGCAAGCGTCTGGTCGATGCCGTCATCGACCTGCCGTTCGCCTTGCCGACCATCGTCGCCAGCCTGGTGATGTTGGCGCTCTACGGGCCCAACAGCCCGGTGGATCTGCACCTGCAGCACACCAAATGGGGTGTCGGGGTGGCGCTGCTGTTCGTCACGCTGCCGTTCGTGGTGCGCTCGGTGCAACCCGTGCTGCTCGAACTGGACCGCGAGGTCGAGGAGGCGGCGGCCTCGCTGGGCGCCAACAGCTTCACCATCCTGACCAGGATCATCCTGCCCGCGCTGCTGCCGTCGTTGTTGTCCGGGGCGGGCCTGGCGTTCTCCCGCGCCATCGGTGAATTCGGCTCGGTGGTGCTGATCGGTGGTGCGGTGCCCGGGAAGACCGAGGTGTCCTCGCAGTGGATTCGCACCCTGATCGAGAATGACGACCGCACCGGTGCGGCAGCGATCTCGATTGTGCTGCTGCTGGTTTCGTTCGTCGTGCTGTTCATCCTGCGGGCGGTCGGGTCCCGTGCCGCCAAGCGTGAGGAACTGGCGAAATGA
- a CDS encoding sulfate/molybdate ABC transporter ATP-binding protein has product MTPKETTNAITVKGANKRYGDFVALDNIDFVVPEGSLTALLGPSGSGKSTLLRAIAGLDVPDSGVITIKGEDVTGVPPQRRGIGFVFQHYAAFKHLTVRDNVAFGLKIRKRPKAEIKDKVDNLLEVVGLAGFQTRYPNQLSGGQRQRMALARALAVDPQVLLLDEPFGALDAKVREDLRAWLRRLHDEVHVTTVLVTHDQAEALDVADRIAVLNKGRIEQVGSPTEVYDEPANGFVMSFLGAVSSVNGSLVRPHDIRVGRNPELAIASDDPNVAATGVIRAVIDRIVVLGFEVRVELTSATDNTPFTAQITRGDAEALGLKHGDTVYVRATRVPNLAGDTPPAQALSSV; this is encoded by the coding sequence GTGACCCCCAAAGAGACAACCAACGCCATCACCGTCAAGGGCGCCAACAAGCGCTATGGCGACTTCGTGGCCCTCGACAACATCGATTTCGTCGTGCCGGAGGGGTCACTGACCGCTCTGCTGGGGCCCAGCGGATCGGGCAAGTCCACCCTGCTGCGGGCGATCGCCGGTCTGGACGTTCCGGACAGCGGCGTCATCACCATCAAGGGCGAGGATGTCACCGGAGTCCCGCCGCAGCGGCGCGGTATCGGCTTCGTCTTCCAGCACTACGCCGCGTTCAAACACCTCACGGTGCGGGACAACGTGGCGTTCGGCCTCAAGATCCGCAAGCGGCCGAAGGCCGAGATCAAGGACAAGGTCGACAACCTGCTGGAGGTGGTCGGTCTGGCCGGCTTCCAGACCCGCTACCCGAATCAGCTCTCCGGCGGTCAGCGCCAGCGGATGGCCCTGGCCCGCGCGCTCGCGGTGGATCCGCAGGTGCTGTTGCTCGACGAGCCCTTCGGAGCGCTGGACGCGAAGGTGCGTGAGGACCTGCGGGCCTGGTTGCGCCGGCTGCACGACGAGGTCCACGTCACCACGGTGCTCGTGACCCACGACCAGGCCGAGGCGCTGGATGTGGCCGACCGGATCGCCGTGCTCAACAAGGGCCGCATCGAGCAGGTCGGTTCGCCCACCGAGGTCTATGACGAACCGGCCAACGGGTTCGTGATGTCCTTCCTCGGCGCGGTGTCCTCGGTCAACGGTTCACTGGTGCGCCCGCATGACATCCGGGTGGGCCGCAACCCGGAGCTGGCCATCGCCAGTGATGACCCGAATGTCGCCGCCACCGGGGTGATCCGGGCGGTCATCGACCGGATCGTGGTGCTGGGCTTCGAGGTGCGTGTCGAGCTGACCAGCGCGACCGACAACACGCCGTTCACCGCGCAGATCACCCGTGGTGACGCGGAGGCGCTCGGCCTCAAGCACGGTGACACCGTGTACGTGCGGGCCACCCGCGTGCCGAATCTGGCGGGCGACACTCCACCGGCGCAAGCGCTGTCCAGCGTGTAG
- a CDS encoding Ms4527A family Cys-rich leader peptide, giving the protein MSGVTAARNSTTGIALVARRHVDFKRTCSCCCLP; this is encoded by the coding sequence ATGTCGGGCGTGACCGCCGCCCGCAACAGCACCACCGGAATCGCTCTGGTGGCTCGGCGGCATGTCGACTTCAAGCGCACCTGTAGCTGTTGCTGTCTGCCTTGA